DNA sequence from the Streptomyces sp. V1I1 genome:
GGTGGCGGGCTGGTCGAAGTGGGTGGCTGTGTAGGTGCTGGTGCGGCCCATGCGATCGGTGTGGGACGTGAGGTTGCCTTCGCCGTCCCAGGTCCATTCCTCCCTGGTGCCGTCGGGCAGCTCGCGCCATGCGGGCTTTCCCTCGGTCGTCCATCCCTGGCGGAGGGTGCCGCCGACAGCGTCGGTGACCGTGGTGGCGCGGCCGAAGGCGTCCCGGGAGCAGACGGTGCTCGCGCCGTCAGGGGCGGTGATCCGCAGCGGCAGGCCGGCCGCGTCGGTCGTGATCCGTGTGACGTCGCCGACCGCGTTGCGTACGGCGATCACGTGTCCGCGATGGTTGAACTCGTACTCGGTACGGGCCCCGCTGGGCTCGATGACCATAGTGCGGTTGCCCTGGTCGTCGTATGCGTACTGGCGCTGAATCCCGCCCCGTTCGGTGACCGTGACGGGCTGGCGCAGCTGGTTGTACACGGCGGTGGTGCGCACCCCGTCGGGGGCGACGAGGCCGACGAGGCTGCCGTCGGTGTCACGTTCGAAGCGGGTGGTGTGTCCCAGGGCGTCGGTCTGCGCCAGCACCTGGTCGTAGGCGTCGAACTCGAAGTGCGTGGTGTGCCCCAGGGGGTCGGTCTCGGCGACGATCTGCAGGGCCTGGTTGACGTGGAAGAGGGTGGTGGCGCCGGTGGAGTCGGTATAGCGGGTAACGCGGTGGCCGGGCTCGCTGTGGACGTCATAGGTGAACGCGGAGGAGAGGAATCCGTCCGGTCCGGTGGTTCGGGTGACACGACCCGTGCTGTCGTAGGTGTAGTGGTAGGTGGAGTCTTTGCGGTCAGTCCAGGACGTGACGCGCCCGTCCTGGTCGTAGGTGAACCGCAGCGGAAGCCCGGAGGAGTTGGTGACCGCGTCCAGGTTCCGGTCGCTGTCGTAGCCGAAGGACACGATCTGGACTGGGCCATCCGGCGTGTGCAGGGCGAGCCCGGTGACACGGCCCAGCTCGGGATTGATGTCGACCCGCAGGCGGTAGCCGCCGTCGTGGACAACGGTGGCGGGCAGGCCCTCATCGTTCCGGCCGAACTGCACGGAGTTTCCGTTGCGGTCCTCGATCTCCTTCAGCCAGTACAGGCCGCCTGCCCGGTAAGGGCTGCCGGTGAAGCGCCGGGTCAGCCCAGATCGCGGATCGGCGACGGCGTACGTAGTGTCACCCAGCGCACTGCTCTCCACGTAGGTGAGCGGCAGCCGGTCCCCTTCTAGAGGCCACACATCCTCGCCCTCAGCCGCCGGCAGCATGGGGTAGACGAGTACGGAGCCGTCCTCGCGGGCCCACGCCGCGCCAGCGCCGAGGAGTTCCAGGCGCTCATCCAGCGTGGAGGCCCAACTGGCGCCGAAGCAGTGGCCGTACCGGTAGCCGGAGACGTGCGTGCGCCGCAGCACCAGCGGCAGCACCCCAGGGAGGATCAGGTCAGTCTGCGGCAGCACCATCTCACCGCTCGCTACGTCGACCGGGTCGGTCTCGCAACGGCGTTTGGCGAGTGAGACCCCCTTCTCCCGGGGGCTTTCCTGCGTCTTCTGCATCGACTCGGGGCGGCGGCGCCGCTCGTCGCCCGACCTGCCGCGGCGTCCCTTGAGGTCGCCCTCGTCCTTGCGGTCATCGGACTTGATGTTCTTGACGCGATCGCGGACGTCGTGATCGGTGTCCTTGTGGGTCTTCGAGCCTTTGGTGATGGCGTTCGGGAGCGTTTTGCCGACATGGTCGCCGAGGTCGTTCAGCGCCTTGCCGAGTTTCTCCGTCACGCCCTCGATGGTCGTGTCCAGGACGGCGGTCAGGGAGTCCTTGCCCTTGGCGCGGCCGTGATGGCCCTTGGCCTTGCCGAGCTTGCCCCCGGTCTTGTTCCGCATCGAGATCTGCACGTTGGCCAGGTGCATCCCCGCCTTACCGTGCGCGTCGTGGTCGATCACCGGACCGGCGCCGGGCCCCTGGCCGCCCGGCCCGTCGGCGGAGTTGAGCTGCAGCCCGTCCTTGCCGGCCTGCACCGTCTGGTCGGTGTTGTAACCGTCCTGCACACCGGCGACGTTCATCGCGGTCTGGATGGCCAGGTCCGCCACGACATTTTCGATGGCCGCGACCGCGGGCTGCGTGAGCGTCGCGACGATCTCTGAGACCGCCGCCTCCGCCATCTCCTTGAGGATCCTCTTGAACGCGATACGGGTGGCCGCGATTTTCGCGCCCGCAAGCAGCGTCGACAGACCAGCCGTCACCGGCGCGAACGCGAGCGTGATGCCCACCGTGGCACACAGGTCAGCCAGTTCACCGACGGCGGCTATCTTCCGGGCGACGATGATGTCCGCCACCCGGTCCAGCGCCCCCGCGATGATCCGGGCCGCCTTCGCCAGGTCCTTGTGCTTGCCCTGCACCTTCGACCAGTGCTTGTCCAGCGCGGTCAGCGATTCGCTCTGGCCGCTGGAAAGCAGCCGTTGGACGTATTGATGCGCAGCGTGCCCATCGTCATCGGCGTCGTCCGCGAACTCCCGCAGCGCGTCCGCCATGTCGCGGTACGCGTCCTCGTCGACGTTGGGCCAGCCCACACCGACGACATCGAGCATCGTGTCGACACCCTCAGGAATCGTGTAACCCACGACGCAACAACCCCCGCAGCAAACGCAATCGAACAGAAACAAGATCAACCAGCATGCCATGAGACGCGCGTGCGGTCCCAGGAGGTTCCCGGTCACCTCGGCGGCAAAAGGTCTGGGAAGACCGATGGCACAAGGGAGTCCCCTTGTCGGCGCGGTCGTCGTACGCCGGACCGCAGCTGTCCATGAGCTCGCAGATCTACGCGGTGCTGGAGCCGGTGCACTGGCTGCTGGAGCAGGTGAACAACCCGTTCGTGGCGCGCCGTGTACGGGGAGGAGCTGTCGAGTCCGGTGACTCGCCTCTCATCAGAGCGAGCTGGTGGGCTGAGGCGGGAGGCCAGAACGGCCGAGCTTATGGGAGCTCTTCCCGGCGTCACGGTCCTCACCTGGACCTGCCCGCCCCCCTGGTCGTGGTTCGGCGGGAGTCATGGGCCGCCGCCACGCAGAGCACGCGGCGCAGCCCGCCCCGGATCGGACGGGCGGAGCGATCGTCGCCGCCACCGCGCCGAAGCGGTGGGAGGGCAGGCCGTCTGAGTCCTGGACTTGACTCCGTGACAGACGCCGGGGCCGGAAGCCGGTCAGTTGCCGGGGTTCGGGGCCTATGGCATGCCCTCGCTACGCCCTCTTGGGCCAGGTCCGTGCTATTGCGGTGATCTCCCACGTGCCCCGGATCCTTGGCGCGCTGCTTACTCTTGTGTTTCCTCGGTATCGGTTTGGGTGGGGTTGGTCTGGTCGGGGTTGGCGCCCGGCGATGGTTCCTGGCCTGGGCTGGGGGCGGTACCGGCCTCTCCGGTGTCTCGGGGGGTATCTGGTTCTGTGGTGTCGCGGATGGTGCCGGCCCCGGCAGTGCCGGGCTGGGGATCGGGGAAGAACTCGCTGAGGAGCTTGTGGGCCTGCTTGGCCGAGACGCCTTCCAGCTCGATCTCCCGCTCCTGGTGGCGAATGACGAACCTCTTGCCCCTGTTGCGGTAGAGGAAGGCCGTCAGGACGGCGACCAGCCCTGTCAGCCCGCCCGGAACCACCGCCGAGACCCAGCCGAAGATGTAACCCCCGGTGGGGTGGAGCGCTGCATGTCCCGCGTAGTAATCCCCTCCGGAGTGGACGTCTTCCGCTCCGGACTCCTGAAGCTGGGTGGCGGTGATGGAGTGCAGCCCCCTGGGTAGGGAGCGAAGTTTCAGCTGATGCAAGCCGCCGCCCATCTGTGTGTGGACCTTGATCTCGAGCGGGAGTTCAGCGGGCTGCGGATCCGTCTCAGGTCGGGTATCTGACATGCGAAGGTCCCCCTCTCTCTCACGGGTGGCTGGGACGACTGCGGAGATTTCAGTCGCCATGAGTGAGCCAGACCTCAGCGCACCCCTCGCACGGGGTCTGGGTCCCTTCCCGCACGCCGGGGCCTAAGTCTTCACCAGCAGAGGCTGCTGATGTTGGTTCTCACTGGAACTCCGTAGGCAACGCACTCAGCTGAGCCCGATCGACCGGTGGTGGCTTCTCGTGCGTCATGGTGACGTCTTCGGTGCAGTTCGACAGGCGGCCTTTCCGGCAGACGGGAGGAGGTCCTGGCGGACGTGCAGAGGCGCATCCCGCGTGTCTCCGGGACGGCCGCAGGGGCAGTGCGCCGATGGCTGTCACGGTGCCTGCTCGCCCGGCGGTTGACCGGCTCCGGCAGCGTCCCGAGACCGGTCACGTGTACGGGCCTTGTCCGCCACGATCCGGACGGGGCGGGTGCGGGGTCGTCCCTGCGTCGCCGGCATCCGCCCATGGCTCCTGCCGGGTGGGGGAGTTGAGTACGCTCTTGCGGTGCCGCGACCCAGCCGCGAGACTCCCCGCAAGCTGCACCTTGTGCGGAGCCGGCTGGTTTTGTACCACGACTGAGCAGTGGTTGGAGACGGCGCGAGCGCGCACCGAAGTGCATTGAGTGGACAGGTTGTCTCGGGGACAGGGGGGCCATCGATGGACGACGTGACGCGCCGTATCGAGCCTGCGCAGGCGGCGGAGCTGCACGACCTCGCCAAGCGGACCAACCGGCTCGTCCTCGTTGCCGCGGTCATAGCCGCGGTCGTGTGGGTGGCGGCAATTTCGGCTGCTGGCCCTGAGCTGGCCATGCCGCTGATCGTGATGAGCGGAGCGTTTGGAGTCGGTGTCGTCCTTGTCGTGGCTCGCCCGTTCACCAAGCTGCGGAACGAACTCGGGCTTACCGCGGCCGAGGCACAAGTGGTGATCCGGCATGAGCGGCTGCGCCGTCAGGCGCCCTAAACGCCCGCGGAGTCGTTGCCCGAGCACGGGGCGGGTCCGGTGCGGGCAGCCGGTGTTGGCCGGGCCGCGGTCCCGCCCCTGCGGGCGCCGCACTGACCGCGCTGAGGCAGGCGTGCTCCGGTCGCTGGCGGTATCACTGTCGGCCGGGCCTCGTGCATGCCGCCTGGTGGGGATGTACGGGGCCCGTGGTTGTGGTGGTGGTCAGCGGGTGACGGCGACGATCACGTCGATGAGCAGCACACGGGGCCGCCTGGCGAGCAGCGCGGTGCTGCGGGCCCGGTGCCCGGAGTCGGCCGACATCGGGTTGTGCTCCGGGCTTGCGGGTCATCCCCAGGAAGCGGAGGGCTGGCAGCGTACGTTGCCGTCGCGCACCGGTCTTCGGTCGTCGATGAGCGTCCGTAGCTCGTCGTGCCCCAGCCGGTCGGCCGTCCGTTCCGGCTCGGGCGGTGTTGCTTTAATGCGTCGTGATCTTCGGCATCGCGTGGAGCAAGGGGGACGTGCGAATGAATCCAGTGCTGAAGCTCTGGGGCAACATCTTGGGCTGCGGTTTCTTCGTGGCGTTCGTTGTTGTCGGCATAGCGGATCCGCTCGTCGGGGGAGCGTGGCGATGGCTGGGCATCGTGTGCGGGGTGTTGGGGGTTCTGGGCCATTGGCGGGGCGCCCGGCTGGCGAGGCAAGAGCAACTGGAACGCTGACTGCGGCCCATCTTCGGGCGCTTTGCGAGAGGGGGCCGGCGGCCGGCTGAGGGAGGCCCCGGTCCGTGGTGACAGGGACCGGTCGGCGGTTGGGTGCGCAGCTCCGTGGCCGGTGCCCCGGTATACACGCCGCATCGTGTTGTGTCGTGTCGCCGAGCGTGCGTAATTGCTACGCGCTCTGGCGTGGTCGGGCGCGGCCGTGTTCGACCGTGTCTGGACGGGTGGGTGGAGTGTGCTGCGGCAGCCGCTGGTCTGGCTGCGCCGTTTTGCGCGGCCGCGTCCTGCTGGCCGGCGTGAGGGACAAGAGCGATATCGGTCTGCTCAACGGCCTGGGCGTCGCCGGGTCGCGCTCGCCTTGGCGCCGCTCATCCAAGGGGCCCATCGGGCCTCGGCCTGCACTTTGTCTCCCGGGCCCCGGCAGGGGCCCGGCCCTTACTGTCCCGCTGTCCCCGACAGGGGCAGCCCCGGCCGGCCAACGGCCGGCCCGTTTCAGATCCGGGCCCGGACCGCGCTTTGTCTCCCGGATCCCGTCAGGGGCCCGGTCCTCACCGTCCCGCTGGCCCAGGCTGCGGGCTGCCCCCTGCCGGCCAACGGCCGGACCCCGTCTGCTGCCTGTTTCTGTGTCAGGACTGCTGCCGTGCCCGGGGCGGGGCAGCTGATGTTCGCGCAGCGCGGCACCGGCTGGCCGCATTGGTGGAGTTCGACGTGGCAGGTAGGTGCCGGCAAGGTCAGCTGGCCCGTGCGAGCTCACGTGCCGGTGCTGGCTTCCCGGCCGATGCGAGGGTTCACGTGGCGGTCGAAGCAGCGGCATCGCCCGGGCTTGAGGTGATGGCGTCAACGGGCAGGACGCACGGCTTCGAGTCGCTGGAGGAGATGCGGCTGCTGGTCGCGCTGGACTTCCTAGGCGCATCGGAGGTGCTGTCGCAGCCGTTCCGACTGGACTTCGAGCACGCAGGCGGGGACACGTGGCACATCCCGGACTTCCTGGCCGTGGTCGGCGGGGGGATGTGGCTGCTGGACGTCCGTCCGATGGAACTGGTCAAGGAAGAGGATGCGCTGAAGTTCGCGGCGGCCAGGGAAGTGGCGGCGGCATGCGGTGATCGAGTGCCGGCACCCAGCCGCGTTCACCGATTAGCGGCCAGCACTGCCGCGAGGCCCTCTTGTAGATCTTTGACGAAATACTCGGGAACCTCCAGCGACGGGAAATGTCCCCCGATTTCGGGCGACCTCCATCGGACGATCTGTCGGTACCGCTCCTGCGCCCAGGGGCGCGGACACTTCTCGATGTCGCGGGGATACATACTGATTGCTGACGGGACGTCGACCCGAAGTTCGGGGTC
Encoded proteins:
- a CDS encoding RHS repeat-associated core domain-containing protein; the protein is MGYTIPEGVDTMLDVVGVGWPNVDEDAYRDMADALREFADDADDDGHAAHQYVQRLLSSGQSESLTALDKHWSKVQGKHKDLAKAARIIAGALDRVADIIVARKIAAVGELADLCATVGITLAFAPVTAGLSTLLAGAKIAATRIAFKRILKEMAEAAVSEIVATLTQPAVAAIENVVADLAIQTAMNVAGVQDGYNTDQTVQAGKDGLQLNSADGPGGQGPGAGPVIDHDAHGKAGMHLANVQISMRNKTGGKLGKAKGHHGRAKGKDSLTAVLDTTIEGVTEKLGKALNDLGDHVGKTLPNAITKGSKTHKDTDHDVRDRVKNIKSDDRKDEGDLKGRRGRSGDERRRRPESMQKTQESPREKGVSLAKRRCETDPVDVASGEMVLPQTDLILPGVLPLVLRRTHVSGYRYGHCFGASWASTLDERLELLGAGAAWAREDGSVLVYPMLPAAEGEDVWPLEGDRLPLTYVESSALGDTTYAVADPRSGLTRRFTGSPYRAGGLYWLKEIEDRNGNSVQFGRNDEGLPATVVHDGGYRLRVDINPELGRVTGLALHTPDGPVQIVSFGYDSDRNLDAVTNSSGLPLRFTYDQDGRVTSWTDRKDSTYHYTYDSTGRVTRTTGPDGFLSSAFTYDVHSEPGHRVTRYTDSTGATTLFHVNQALQIVAETDPLGHTTHFEFDAYDQVLAQTDALGHTTRFERDTDGSLVGLVAPDGVRTTAVYNQLRQPVTVTERGGIQRQYAYDDQGNRTMVIEPSGARTEYEFNHRGHVIAVRNAVGDVTRITTDAAGLPLRITAPDGASTVCSRDAFGRATTVTDAVGGTLRQGWTTEGKPAWRELPDGTREEWTWDGEGNLTSHTDRMGRTSTYTATHFDQPATTHTGGGAYRFTHDTELRLTKVTNAQGLEWEYTYDAAGRLISETDFDGRTLTYEHDALGRLVRRTNAAGQTLMFERDILGRVTRLHHDDGSVSTFSRGETGHVSQITNAHARIDLERDAAGRVVAETANGRTLTLAYDALGRRTHRRTPSGASSDLAYTWEGLATYAAGDHSFSFSRDALGRETARTLQDTITLRQEWDAVGRCVHQSLSTPHDTVLERAFAYQADGSPLSVDDSHTGRRTYTVDAASRITTVHARGWTEQYAYNTAGDQTHTALPPRAPGQDNTGERGYHGTRITRAGRTRYRYDAQGRLTLRQTNTLSGKTLTWRFTWDAEDRLTHAETPTGRWRYLYDALGRRLAKQRLDTDGQFTEATSYCWDGAQLAEQYTDSTTLVWDYAGLRPLAQREIKTDTAQEEIDRRFFAIVTDLSGSPSELVDPDGALAWRARSTAWGITQWNRDSTAYTPLRYPGQYFDPETGLHYNVNRYYDPDLGRYITPDPLGLAPAINHYAYVPNPFTLADPLGLAGCDADPTWGRRVTFTRDEHGRPYEMNAIITRDMLDEGTHARNSLEPPGFLGGDYNQARGHMLARMLGGSGDTLDNLFTITQNPTNSPDMRDWEQDIYNAVADGEIITYNVYLEYTDDEKDSVPKYIQLEATGNRGFSLDVPMTNPAHEQQQRHRRGLL